A window of Nicotiana tabacum cultivar K326 chromosome 24, ASM71507v2, whole genome shotgun sequence contains these coding sequences:
- the LOC107801438 gene encoding protein WHAT'S THIS FACTOR 1, chloroplastic-like, with amino-acid sequence MKHLTMQMMLTFPVRIQLQSNKCTFPLHSDFLPGKSRDHYFSKSSKFPKKNTISVSTSITCSNPGPHKLVRDRKLDKHVVKNNNIRFVQKLKTLLLSKPKHFMPINVLSKCRGYLTLSKPRSILSMIHRYPTIFELFTIPTPPTPFNATKPLSHLCVRLTPVAAALFRKELELKYAVSVLLAAKLQKLLMLTTHHRLLLSKLVHIAPDLGLPVNFRSRLCNEYPDKFRVVDTSYGRALELVSCDPALANALPSRAADHVSLGLIVDRPLKFKHLKLRRGLNLKRRHEEYLIMFKELPDVCPYNTKVKDFYKESINAEKRACAVAREVLGMMVEKRTLVDHLTHFRKEFGLPNKLRAMLIRHPELFYVSVKGLRDSVFLVEGYNDRGKLLEKDEMLVIKDQLMKLVREGKRMKRERRKAFAKGDMNEYCKKTVLHRQDDDEVEDDNYFEQFDGLDELFEFEDSNSEKGIDDDGDFGSKDGSDYDENIELWAIQDETQLWTTEAHTSMQNDNAGSSGPW; translated from the coding sequence ATGAAACACCTCACCATGCAAATGATGCTCACTTTCCCTGTAAGAATCCAACTCCAAAGCAACAAGTGCACTTTCCCGCTCCACTCAGATTTCTTACCCGGTAAAAGCAGAGACCATTATTTCTCTAAATCCAGCAAATTCCCCAAGAAAAATACCATTTCTGTTTCTACCTCTATTACTTGCTCTAATCCGGGGCCTCACAAACTAGTCCGAGATCGCAAGTTGGACAAACATGTCGTCAAGAACAACAATATTCGGTTCGTTCAGAAGCTTAAAACACTACTACTTTCAAAACCAAAGCATTTCATGCCTATCAATGTTCTTTCAAAATGCAGGGGCTATTTAACCCTCTCAAAACCTCGGTCTATTCTTTCGATGATTCATCGTTATCCGACAATCTTTGAGCTCTTCACTATACCAACACCTCCTACACCATTCAACGCCACGAAACCACTTTCTCATCTGTGTGTTCGCCTCACTCCAGTTGCTGCTGCCCTGTTTCGTAAAGAATTGGAACTGAAATATGCCGTGTCAGTTCTTTTGGCTGCCAAGTTGCAGAAGCTTCTAATGCTCACGACCCATCATAGACTATTACTGTCCAAGCTAGTTCACATTGCACCTGATCTTGGTTTGCCTGTTAATTTCCGTTCTCGCCTTTGCAATGAGTACCCTGATAAGTTTCGTGTTGTGGATACTTCTTATGGTCGTGCCCTTGAGCTTGTTTCTTGTGATCCAGCTCTAGCGAATGCTTTACCATCTCGTGCGGCTGACCATGTTTCACTTGGGTTGATTGTAGATAGACCATTAAAGTTCAAGCATTTGAAACTTCGAAGGGGACTTAATTTGAAGAGACGGCATGAGGAGTACCTTATAATGTTTAAAGAATTACCGGATGTGTGTCCTTATAACACAAAAGTAAAAGATTTCTATAAAGAATCGATCAATGCAGAGAAGAGGGCTTGTGCAGTGGCGAGGGAAGTTTTGGGGATGATGGTTGAGAAGAGGACTTTGGTTGATCACTTGACACATTTTAGGAAGGagtttggcttgcctaacaaatTAAGGGCTATGCTCATTAGGCACCCTGAGTTATTCTATGTGAGTGTGAAGGGGCTGAGAGACTCTGTCTTTCTAGTAGAAGGCTATAATGATAGAGGCAAACTGTTGGAGAAGGATGAAATGCTGGTCATAAAAGATCAGCTGATGAAACTTGTTAGGGAGGGGaagagaatgaaaagagaaagaaggaagGCTTTTGCCAAAGGTGACATGAACGAGTATTGCAAGAAAACTGTTTTGCATCGTCAGGATGATGATGAAGTTGAAGACGACAACTACTTTGAACAATTTGATGGTTTAGATGAATTGTTTGAATTTGAAGATTCTAATTCAGAGAAAGGTATAGATGATGATGGAGATTTTGGTTCTAAGGATGGCTCTGACTATGATGAAAACATCGAATTATGGGCTATCCAAGATGAAACACAGTTGTGGACAACTGAGGCGCATACTTCTATGCAAAATGATAACGCTGGAAGTTCAGGACCTTGGTAG